AAAACAGCGGTGGTTGCGGCCGCGCCGAGGGCGGAGCCGAGCGAGTAGAAGACCATGTAGCCGCCGATGACGCTGCTGACGCGATCCGGGTGCGCGGCGGTGAGCAGGTGCTGGTTGTTCACGTGCACCGCCTGGACGGCGAAGTCGAGAACCACGATTCCGGCGAGGGGGAGCCACAGTGACCACGGCAGCTGCGCGATCGCTGCCCACGAGAGGAGGAGCAGGGTGAGCGCGAGACCGGTGACCGGTGCCGCCCGTCCCGCATCCGCCCACCGTCCCGCGCGTGCCGCGCCCAGTGCTCCGGCAAGACCGGCGATGCCGAACAGTCCGATCTCACTCTCGCCCAGCTGCCACGGCGGGTCCGCCAGCGGCAGGGACAGTCCGCTCCACAGGGTTCCGAACGATGCGAACAAGAAGAACGCGATGAGCCCGCGCGTCAGGAAGATGCGCTGCCCGAACAGTCCGCCGAGTGAGACGACGACCTGCCTGTATCCCGCAGGCGGGTTGGCGCGCTCCTCTGACGGCAGTACGGCGAGGACGAGGGCTGCGAGCGCGAGTGACAGCACGGCGAGCACCGCATAGACGCTTCGCCAGCCCCACACCTGGGCGAGTGCGCCGGTGACGGCCCGCGCGCCCAGGATGCCGACCACCACACCCGAGGTCACAACGCCGATGTTCCGTCCGCGTTCGGCGGGCGGCGAAACCGATGCGGCGTAGGCCACCGTGGTCTGCACCACGACCGCGAACACCCCGGCCGTCGCGAGCCCCGCGAACGCCACCCATGCGGCCGGCGCCGAGGCCGTCAGGATCATGCCCCCTGCGGTGACCACCAGGTGCACGGCGATGAGCCGGCGCCTGTCGACCACATCACCGAGCGGCACCAGCAGCACCAGCCCTGCCAGATAGCCGAACTGGCCGGTCGCGACGATCCACCCCGTGAGTTCCGCCGGCACACCGAGATCGCACCCCATCGGCCCCAGTACCGGCTGCGCGGCATAGATGCTCGCCACAGCGACACCGCACACCACCGCGAGCAACAACCGCCGCCATGCGTCCATCGCACCCCAACCCCAATCAGTAGCAATTTGCAACCGATTCGGACCGTACGGCATGATGGTTTCAATCCGCAACTCATTGGGAGGTGTCATGCCGCGCACCACCACGAGCGCCCCGGACCCCGACTGGACCGACCCCGACTGCCCCGTCGCCCGCACGCTCGACCTCGTCGGCGACCGGTGGAGCCTTCTCGTCATCCGCGACGCGATGGACGGGGCACGCTCGTTCACCGAGTTCCAGCGACGCACCGGCATCGCCCGCAACATCCTCACCGACCGCCTCCGCAAGCTCACCGCTCACGGACTCCTCGCCCAGCGCACCGCACCATCGGGCCGCCGCCAGGAGTACGCGCTCACCAACGCCGGCCGCGCCCTCTTCCCCGTCATCCTCACCCTGCGGCAGTGGGGAGAACGCCACGCCTTCGCCCCCGGCGAGACCCATTCCGTCCTCGTCGACCAGCACGGCACCCCTGTGCCGGAATTCGCGCCGG
This is a stretch of genomic DNA from Streptomyces sp. NA04227. It encodes these proteins:
- a CDS encoding MFS transporter; the encoded protein is MDAWRRLLLAVVCGVAVASIYAAQPVLGPMGCDLGVPAELTGWIVATGQFGYLAGLVLLVPLGDVVDRRRLIAVHLVVTAGGMILTASAPAAWVAFAGLATAGVFAVVVQTTVAYAASVSPPAERGRNIGVVTSGVVVGILGARAVTGALAQVWGWRSVYAVLAVLSLALAALVLAVLPSEERANPPAGYRQVVVSLGGLFGQRIFLTRGLIAFFLFASFGTLWSGLSLPLADPPWQLGESEIGLFGIAGLAGALGAARAGRWADAGRAAPVTGLALTLLLLSWAAIAQLPWSLWLPLAGIVVLDFAVQAVHVNNQHLLTAAHPDRVSSVIGGYMVFYSLGSALGAAATTAVFTAHGWAGSSLLGAAFAACALAVWATDRRQSRDSANPRSGTTGAYPAQEETQGTGQTERVLTKPNEC
- a CDS encoding helix-turn-helix domain-containing protein; protein product: MPRTTTSAPDPDWTDPDCPVARTLDLVGDRWSLLVIRDAMDGARSFTEFQRRTGIARNILTDRLRKLTAHGLLAQRTAPSGRRQEYALTNAGRALFPVILTLRQWGERHAFAPGETHSVLVDQHGTPVPEFAPAGADGTLLDTDTTHVQKTR